One segment of Pontibacter akesuensis DNA contains the following:
- a CDS encoding DUF4856 domain-containing protein codes for MLASIRRHAALTLVGLAACVSFTSCSDDETDAPSYNVPETYTFDNVNYSGQTTRLAMLSEIDAYVKTGNTGRPLDAQKLKNMYANVNTPFTDASLNAATDKQLKNKTIESARPVFEGYFDAVAQASLLGTTPAAPGKAGILTTADNKPYLVDANGVEYAQLIQKGLMGAVLYFQAVDGYLSAEKIGPAVDNTTVKDGQGTDMEHHWDEAFGYFGAPVNFPKETEGAKFWANYSNQVDAALGSNKALMDAFLKGRAAISAKDMEAKDEAAATIRTEWERLVAASTIHELNAAKKNMADQAKKSHYLSEALGFLMGLQYKTDRQLTNEKYQEVKNAIGTNLYATTADDINEAIDILSAVYKMDSIKGQL; via the coding sequence ATGCTTGCTTCAATCAGACGTCATGCTGCTTTAACGCTCGTAGGCTTGGCAGCCTGCGTAAGTTTCACCTCCTGCTCTGACGATGAAACCGACGCGCCATCTTACAATGTGCCCGAAACCTACACATTTGACAATGTGAACTACTCAGGCCAGACAACCCGCCTTGCCATGCTAAGTGAAATTGATGCCTATGTTAAAACCGGCAACACAGGCAGACCATTGGATGCGCAGAAGTTGAAAAACATGTACGCTAACGTCAACACACCTTTCACCGATGCCAGCCTGAACGCGGCAACTGATAAGCAGCTGAAAAACAAAACTATTGAGTCGGCACGACCTGTTTTTGAGGGTTATTTTGATGCTGTAGCCCAAGCCAGCCTATTAGGCACTACGCCAGCCGCACCTGGTAAAGCCGGTATTCTGACTACCGCAGACAACAAGCCTTACCTGGTAGATGCTAACGGTGTAGAGTATGCCCAGCTGATACAGAAAGGCCTGATGGGCGCCGTTTTATACTTCCAGGCGGTGGACGGCTATTTATCAGCCGAGAAAATTGGCCCTGCAGTAGACAACACCACTGTAAAAGACGGCCAAGGCACCGATATGGAGCACCATTGGGACGAGGCTTTCGGTTATTTCGGAGCTCCCGTTAATTTTCCTAAAGAGACTGAGGGCGCTAAATTCTGGGCTAACTACAGCAACCAGGTTGATGCCGCCCTGGGCAGCAACAAAGCGCTGATGGATGCCTTCCTGAAAGGCCGTGCCGCTATCTCGGCAAAAGACATGGAAGCGAAAGACGAAGCCGCCGCTACGATCCGCACCGAGTGGGAGCGCCTGGTAGCCGCCTCGACCATACACGAGCTGAATGCCGCGAAGAAAAACATGGCAGACCAGGCGAAAAAGAGCCACTACCTGTCTGAGGCGCTGGGCTTTTTGATGGGCCTGCAGTACAAGACAGATCGCCAGCTGACGAATGAGAAGTACCAGGAGGTGAAGAATGCCATCGGCACTAACCTCTACGCCACCACAGCTGACGACATTAACGAAGCCATTGATATCCTGAGCGCTGTGTACAAGATGGACAGCATCAAAGGCCAGCTATAA
- a CDS encoding S41 family peptidase yields MEQEDERGPIRNSSFQIKLPLFIAMALVVGVLLGATTFSPSSNNPQGTAKSYLKFRDILSYIDRDYVDTVNIEALADYGITQMLKKLDPHTAYIPADELAMARSYLEGDFEGIGVEFNIFKDTIYVVSPISGGPSEAAGIQAGDKIVKVNGETVAGIGITNEGVFKRLRGKQGSKVNLTILRDATRKPLNVSIERSKIPTSSVDVSYMVDNTTGYIKVSRFSANTYEEFKEALTKLKGKGMQQLILDLRGNPGGYMDHAIRMADEFVSGEKMIVYTDGKGDKYDSKTFAEQKGAFEKGPLIVLLDEGSASASEIVAGALQDNDRALIVGRRSFGKGLVQVPIPLNDGSELRLTISRYYTPSGRSIQKPYAGDAESYEMDILNRFENGEYFHPDSSLFVDSLKYKTLQGRAVYGGGGIMPDVFVPRDTMELSHYLSQLYNKNIIREYTLNYYRKNKNTLEKMPFEKFKANFEVTDKMLQDVVQMAREAEVEYNEAEFNRSKNLLRNNLKAFIARSVYGNQGFFPILHQSDEEFQQAIRHFSRAQRLASDSM; encoded by the coding sequence ATGGAGCAGGAAGATGAAAGGGGGCCAATCCGGAATTCTTCGTTTCAGATAAAGCTGCCGCTGTTCATCGCGATGGCATTGGTGGTAGGCGTGTTGCTGGGGGCCACTACGTTCTCACCGTCATCAAACAACCCACAGGGCACGGCCAAAAGCTACCTGAAGTTCCGCGACATCCTGAGTTACATAGACCGCGACTACGTGGACACCGTGAATATAGAGGCGCTGGCGGATTACGGCATCACCCAGATGCTGAAAAAACTGGACCCGCACACAGCCTACATCCCCGCCGATGAACTGGCCATGGCCCGCTCTTACCTGGAGGGCGACTTCGAGGGCATCGGGGTGGAGTTCAACATTTTTAAGGATACCATCTATGTGGTGTCGCCGATCAGCGGAGGCCCTTCTGAGGCTGCGGGCATACAGGCCGGCGACAAGATTGTGAAAGTAAACGGCGAGACTGTGGCCGGTATCGGCATCACGAACGAAGGCGTGTTTAAGCGCCTGCGCGGCAAGCAGGGCAGCAAGGTAAACCTGACTATACTGCGCGATGCCACCCGCAAGCCACTAAACGTTTCAATAGAGCGCAGCAAAATCCCTACTTCCTCGGTGGATGTGAGTTACATGGTGGATAACACCACCGGCTACATCAAAGTGAGCCGTTTCTCGGCCAACACCTACGAAGAATTCAAAGAGGCGCTAACCAAGCTGAAGGGCAAGGGAATGCAGCAGCTTATACTTGATTTGCGTGGTAACCCCGGCGGCTACATGGATCACGCCATCCGCATGGCCGACGAGTTTGTGTCGGGGGAGAAGATGATCGTGTACACCGACGGCAAAGGCGACAAGTATGATTCCAAGACATTTGCAGAGCAGAAGGGCGCTTTTGAGAAAGGCCCGCTGATCGTGCTGCTGGACGAGGGCAGTGCCTCGGCCTCCGAGATTGTGGCCGGCGCCCTGCAGGACAACGACCGTGCGCTGATAGTGGGCCGCCGCTCGTTTGGCAAAGGCCTGGTGCAGGTGCCGATTCCGCTTAACGACGGCTCTGAGCTGCGCCTTACTATTTCGCGCTACTACACCCCAAGCGGCCGCTCCATCCAAAAGCCTTATGCCGGCGATGCGGAATCCTACGAAATGGACATTTTGAACCGCTTTGAGAACGGAGAGTACTTTCACCCGGACAGCAGCCTGTTTGTGGACTCGCTCAAGTATAAAACACTGCAGGGCCGTGCGGTTTACGGCGGCGGCGGCATTATGCCCGATGTGTTTGTTCCCCGCGATACCATGGAACTGTCGCACTACCTGAGCCAGCTCTACAACAAGAACATTATCCGGGAGTATACCCTTAACTATTACCGCAAAAATAAAAACACGCTAGAGAAGATGCCGTTCGAGAAGTTCAAGGCAAACTTCGAGGTAACGGACAAAATGCTGCAGGACGTGGTGCAGATGGCCCGGGAGGCAGAGGTGGAGTACAACGAGGCGGAATTCAATCGCTCCAAGAACCTGCTCCGCAACAACCTGAAAGCCTTCATTGCACGAAGCGTGTACGGCAACCAGGGCTTTTTCCCGATCCTGCACCAGTCCGATGAAGAGTTTCAGCAGGCGATCCGGCATTTCAGCAGGGCACAGCGGCTGGCCTCAGATAGTATGTAA
- a CDS encoding homogentisate 1,2-dioxygenase, whose protein sequence is MAFYHRMGEIPHKRHTQFRQPDGSLYAEQLVGTLGFSGVSSLLYHINPPTQISRIGEPKPFAPKKAENVKLAPQHLRTVEVNATGSDYLDARKTMLFNSDVAISVCNPSAPEMAYYYKNAQADEVVFVHDGTGDLLTQMGRIPFGPGDYLVIPRTVIHKFRFDQSEKQVRLLIIESFSPIETPRRYRNHFGQLLEHSPFCERDMRPPVELITETEKGERLVQVKKEGQLHQFYYDFSPFDAVGWDGYFYPYAFNIADFEPITGRIHQPPPVHQTFEAHNFVICSFVPRLFDYHPLSIPAPYNHSNVDSDEVLYYVEGNFMSRKGVERGSFTIHPGGIPHGPHPGTVEASIGKKETEEYAVMIDTFKPLYLTEDALPYLDENYPMSWNEHGDGKVRKGDMFD, encoded by the coding sequence ATGGCTTTTTACCATAGAATGGGAGAGATCCCGCACAAGCGACACACCCAGTTCAGGCAACCCGACGGCAGCCTCTACGCAGAGCAGCTGGTGGGCACGCTGGGCTTCAGTGGCGTATCCTCGCTGCTTTACCACATTAACCCGCCCACGCAGATCAGCCGCATCGGCGAGCCGAAACCTTTTGCCCCCAAAAAGGCCGAGAACGTGAAGCTGGCCCCGCAGCACCTGCGCACTGTGGAGGTGAACGCCACCGGCTCCGACTACTTAGATGCGCGCAAAACCATGCTCTTCAACAGCGATGTGGCCATCAGCGTTTGTAACCCCTCGGCGCCGGAAATGGCGTATTACTACAAAAACGCACAGGCCGATGAGGTGGTGTTCGTACACGACGGGACCGGCGATCTGCTGACCCAGATGGGGCGCATCCCGTTCGGGCCCGGCGATTACCTCGTAATTCCGCGCACGGTTATTCACAAGTTCCGGTTCGATCAAAGCGAAAAGCAGGTGCGGCTGTTAATCATAGAATCTTTCAGCCCGATTGAGACGCCGCGCCGTTACCGCAACCACTTTGGCCAGTTGCTGGAGCACTCGCCGTTCTGCGAGCGCGACATGCGTCCACCGGTAGAGTTGATCACAGAGACAGAGAAGGGCGAGCGCCTGGTACAGGTGAAGAAGGAGGGGCAGCTACACCAGTTCTATTATGATTTCAGCCCGTTTGATGCTGTGGGTTGGGACGGTTACTTCTACCCTTACGCGTTCAACATCGCGGATTTCGAGCCGATTACGGGCCGCATTCACCAGCCGCCTCCGGTGCACCAGACCTTTGAGGCGCACAATTTTGTGATCTGCTCCTTTGTGCCGCGCCTGTTCGACTACCACCCGCTGTCTATCCCGGCGCCTTATAACCACTCCAACGTGGACTCAGACGAGGTGCTATACTATGTAGAGGGTAACTTTATGAGCCGCAAAGGCGTGGAGCGCGGGTCGTTCACCATCCATCCGGGCGGTATTCCGCACGGCCCGCACCCCGGCACCGTGGAGGCAAGTATAGGCAAGAAGGAAACGGAGGAGTATGCCGTGATGATCGACACCTTTAAGCCACTGTACCTGACTGAGGATGCCCTGCCATACTTAGACGAAAACTACCCGATGAGCTGGAACGAGCACGGCGACGGCAAGGTGCGCAAAGGCGATATGTTTGATTAA
- a CDS encoding co-chaperone GroES codes for MRISKENKLEKIIIVGDRVLIKPKTASELTKSGLYLPPGVQAKEKVQEGYIMKVGPGYPIPADYGFEEEPWGQEEEEVRYIPLQAKEGDLAIYLQRDAIEINYLSEKYFIVPQSAVLMLVREEDL; via the coding sequence ATGAGGATTTCAAAAGAAAATAAGCTGGAGAAGATCATCATCGTGGGCGATCGCGTGCTGATCAAACCAAAAACCGCCAGTGAGCTAACCAAGAGCGGCTTGTACCTGCCGCCGGGCGTGCAGGCCAAGGAAAAGGTGCAGGAGGGTTATATCATGAAGGTGGGGCCCGGCTATCCTATTCCGGCAGACTATGGCTTTGAAGAGGAGCCGTGGGGGCAGGAGGAGGAAGAGGTGCGCTACATCCCGCTTCAGGCAAAAGAAGGCGACCTGGCCATTTACCTGCAGCGCGATGCCATTGAGATCAACTACCTTTCAGAGAAATACTTTATCGTGCCCCAGTCAGCTGTGCTGATGCTGGTGCGCGAAGAGGATTTGTAG
- a CDS encoding DUF5916 domain-containing protein, which produces MKKLVLLPFLFFCCLVCTAQDQQQNQAKKYNYPQKTLQAERVQQAPKIDGELDEPMWQQAAIATQFIKNRPNPGPLEKHPTEVRILYDDEAIYVGAIMHDVSQDSILRELGRRDDLGNTDFFGIFLDTYLDELNGFGFFITPAGVQLDARYSSNGEDWSWNAVWESNTRINETSWVAEFKIPYSAIRFSSKQEQVWGLNFMRNRQATREGFFWNYVDPAVDGFANQWGRLEGLRDIEAPLRLSLTPYISTFMERYPVEQEGTGNTVHKKDYNFSGGLDLKYGISDAFTLDMTLVPDFSQVQSDNRVLNLSPFEQQFSENRPFFLEGTELFNKGGFFYSRRIGGRPANANRIYSGLYRDYDVVENPIETRMINGTKISGRTSSGLGIGLFNAVVGEQYAVLQDQEGNELELKTQPLTNYNIAVFDQSLKNNSFVTLVNTNVMRQGSTYDANLTGMVFRIANKGNKYAVNGKAALSQKFFSADTERGYMYQVGAGKVSGNFQYSAAHILRSDKYDPNDLGILFTNNSSAQELNLSYNFYEPFWKLLNLYTNAGAVYERRFRPDDFQNFVIYSNVNGTFKNFTSAGFNVNLEPVVTNDFFEPRVAGRVYAFPVNYSLNGWISTDYRKNFALDVGANYRAFDENDRNNFFYEISPRYRVNNQLSFDYGFESGRRQDDMGFVNLVTRLDEAGNPLPDRDIIFGLRKVNSVNNSLAGSYIFNNRMSLQLRAWHNWSKVIYSDFFLLQQNGGLEPYTYEPTQSPDLNYNSFNLDMVYSWWFAPGSEITVVWKNAFEENVHLVEPRYVDNFSHTLRSPQSNTFSIKILYYLDYLTVKGKLSKK; this is translated from the coding sequence ATGAAAAAATTGGTACTGCTCCCCTTTCTGTTTTTCTGCTGCCTGGTCTGTACCGCGCAAGACCAGCAGCAAAACCAAGCAAAGAAGTATAATTACCCACAGAAAACGCTGCAGGCGGAGCGGGTGCAGCAGGCGCCGAAAATAGACGGGGAACTGGACGAGCCAATGTGGCAGCAGGCGGCGATTGCGACCCAGTTTATTAAGAACCGGCCCAACCCCGGCCCGCTAGAGAAGCACCCGACGGAGGTGCGGATTCTGTACGACGATGAGGCGATTTACGTGGGGGCCATCATGCACGATGTATCGCAGGACTCGATCCTGCGCGAACTGGGCCGCCGCGATGACCTCGGCAACACCGATTTCTTCGGCATTTTCCTGGATACATACCTGGACGAGTTGAATGGCTTCGGCTTTTTTATTACCCCAGCCGGTGTGCAGCTCGATGCCCGCTACTCCTCCAACGGCGAGGACTGGAGCTGGAACGCCGTGTGGGAGAGCAACACCAGGATAAATGAAACCAGTTGGGTGGCTGAATTCAAAATTCCGTACTCGGCCATCCGCTTCAGCAGCAAGCAGGAGCAGGTATGGGGGCTGAACTTTATGCGCAACCGGCAGGCTACGCGCGAAGGCTTTTTCTGGAACTACGTGGACCCGGCGGTAGACGGCTTCGCCAACCAGTGGGGCAGGCTGGAGGGCCTGCGCGATATTGAAGCACCGCTGCGCCTGTCGCTTACGCCCTACATCTCCACCTTTATGGAGCGGTACCCGGTGGAGCAGGAGGGAACAGGGAACACCGTGCACAAGAAGGACTATAACTTTAGCGGTGGTCTCGACCTGAAGTATGGCATCAGCGATGCCTTTACGCTGGACATGACCCTGGTGCCCGACTTCAGCCAGGTGCAGTCTGATAACCGGGTACTGAACCTGTCGCCGTTTGAGCAGCAGTTCAGCGAGAACCGGCCCTTCTTTCTGGAGGGCACCGAGCTTTTCAACAAAGGGGGCTTCTTCTACTCCAGGCGCATCGGCGGCCGTCCGGCCAACGCCAACCGCATCTACAGTGGTTTGTACCGTGATTACGATGTGGTTGAAAACCCAATAGAAACCCGCATGATCAACGGCACTAAAATTTCCGGCCGTACCTCGTCTGGTTTGGGAATCGGCTTGTTCAATGCGGTGGTGGGTGAGCAGTACGCGGTGCTGCAGGACCAGGAGGGAAACGAACTGGAGCTGAAAACGCAGCCGCTCACCAACTACAATATAGCCGTGTTCGATCAATCACTGAAGAACAACTCCTTCGTAACCCTGGTAAACACCAACGTGATGCGGCAAGGCTCTACGTACGATGCCAACCTGACCGGGATGGTTTTCCGCATCGCCAATAAGGGAAACAAGTATGCCGTTAACGGCAAAGCGGCGCTCAGCCAGAAGTTCTTTTCCGCCGATACGGAGCGCGGCTACATGTACCAAGTGGGAGCAGGAAAGGTGAGCGGTAACTTTCAGTACAGCGCGGCCCACATCCTGCGCTCCGACAAGTATGATCCAAACGATTTGGGTATCCTGTTCACCAACAACTCCTCTGCGCAGGAGCTGAACCTCTCCTACAACTTCTATGAGCCTTTTTGGAAGCTGCTGAACCTGTACACCAACGCCGGGGCCGTGTATGAGCGCCGTTTCCGGCCGGATGATTTTCAGAATTTCGTGATTTACAGTAACGTGAACGGCACGTTTAAGAACTTTACAAGTGCGGGTTTCAACGTGAACCTGGAGCCGGTGGTCACCAACGACTTTTTTGAGCCACGCGTGGCCGGCAGAGTATATGCGTTCCCGGTAAACTATTCCCTGAACGGATGGATATCGACGGACTACCGCAAGAATTTTGCCCTGGATGTGGGGGCCAACTACCGCGCCTTCGACGAAAACGACCGCAACAATTTCTTCTATGAGATTTCGCCGCGATACCGTGTAAACAATCAGTTAAGCTTTGACTACGGCTTTGAATCGGGCAGGCGGCAGGATGACATGGGTTTTGTGAACCTGGTTACGCGCCTGGATGAGGCAGGGAACCCGCTGCCGGACCGGGATATCATTTTTGGTCTGCGCAAGGTGAATTCGGTGAACAATTCATTGGCTGGCAGCTATATTTTCAACAACCGCATGTCGTTGCAACTGCGTGCCTGGCACAACTGGAGCAAGGTTATTTACAGCGATTTCTTCCTGCTGCAGCAAAATGGCGGGCTGGAGCCTTACACCTATGAGCCGACCCAATCACCCGACCTGAACTACAACTCCTTTAACCTGGACATGGTGTACTCGTGGTGGTTTGCACCCGGAAGCGAAATCACGGTTGTTTGGAAAAATGCCTTTGAGGAAAACGTGCACCTGGTGGAGCCGCGCTACGTCGATAACTTCTCTCACACGCTGCGTTCTCCACAGAGCAACACCTTCTCCATTAAGATACTGTATTACCTGGACTACCTCACCGTGAAGGGCAAGCTATCCAAAAAGTAA
- a CDS encoding S8 family serine peptidase, producing the protein MRKWSLWLVALGMAASTSAVAQRGLTPTRANTKELQRIATSAEKEYRANRAKALELAKARGWVIEKTYKDGTFISLQGIDATGLPIYYITYNNANAAATTQTDQLWAGGSLGLSLSGSGSSVANKLAVWDGGGVRVSHQELAGRVIQKDKPDEANEHATHVAGTMVAGGVSAAAKGMAFGYKSLLAYDFNGDEAEMAAAAKDLLVSNHSYGNIAGWRYNSDRKGTDEDPYWEWWGNTNISTSEDYNFGYYDQDAATWDEIAYNAPYYLIVKSAGNNRSENGPEVGKPYFQRNSNGKFTLVKERPASISSNDSYDVLPSSSNAKNILTVGAVYAINGGYNQAQDVRIAPFSSWGPTDDGRIKPDIVGNGIALLSTSSTNDRSYKVLSGTSMAAPNVSGTLLLLQEHFSNVNNGRFMRAATLKGLAIHTADEAGANAGPDYMYGWGLLNAARAATVISNTKGTHLLEEKVLAQAATQTLTVVASGNGPLKVTISWTDPKAEPIAIGASALNSRTPKLMNDLDVRVSGNGKNYLPWTLNPGEPAAAARVGDNVLDNVEQILIADAVPGQTYTITIKHKGTLIQGPQAYSLLVSGVGGTAACATAPTTNTGARISRLTLGGIAINQDGACTTYRNQTNTVFSFEPSQTKQLKLDLSSCGAAAAKIAKVFIDWNGNGAFTDAGETIASDVIAGDGTFTTNLTAPGFVQQGDKVRMRVVVQETTDAAAVTACSTTAKGETQDYLIQYNRPQQDLGVAAVTPVGASLCATGTQRVQVTLRNHGAAPQQNIPVTVNVLKNGVQLKTLSGTFAGTLAPYSQADLLLPEAFATEDGATYELVAQSNLGGDAVQSNNQRGYTFSIAGTAIAPVEAAAFRCGEGPNYTVSAQGQGTPFWYSSPTSTVPVAAGNQVQVPVSKVGTALYAAFGDFSATIGVPTKAAFPGGNYNQFSPSVLVNTKAPMVLEEARLYIGNSGKITFTVYDSNGAPVSSRTLNVTATASAPGPDVQPNDPADQGQVYYLGLQLPEAGDYSIAISYADGATIYRNNQGVTGYPFEVSNVFSITGNTATSESQSYYYYFYDLKVRALDCPSPRVAAVMKTGAPLEKPIVTRQGQELVSNEPVGNQWFLDGQPVAGATGQRFTPTFNGRYSLLVFRDGCISEMSMAYSYEKESAERGVGPELIVYPNPSADGKFEYTVETDALEAMSLTVIDLLGRQLYTATVSAVNGQYKGKFDISKDKDGLYIVRLQYGDQTYTRKVVVRR; encoded by the coding sequence ATGAGAAAATGGAGCCTTTGGCTTGTTGCCCTCGGAATGGCAGCCAGCACCTCGGCGGTTGCTCAGCGTGGCCTCACGCCCACCAGGGCGAATACGAAAGAGCTGCAGCGCATCGCTACTTCTGCTGAAAAAGAGTACAGGGCAAACCGCGCCAAAGCGCTTGAACTGGCGAAGGCGCGTGGTTGGGTAATAGAGAAAACGTACAAGGACGGCACCTTTATCTCGCTGCAGGGCATCGATGCCACTGGCCTTCCCATCTACTACATCACCTACAACAATGCCAACGCGGCCGCCACCACGCAAACCGATCAGTTATGGGCAGGTGGTTCGCTGGGTCTTAGCCTTAGCGGCAGCGGCAGCAGCGTAGCTAACAAACTCGCCGTCTGGGATGGCGGCGGTGTGCGGGTGTCGCACCAGGAGCTGGCCGGGCGCGTTATCCAGAAAGACAAACCCGATGAGGCAAATGAGCATGCCACGCACGTGGCGGGCACGATGGTGGCCGGGGGCGTGAGTGCTGCCGCAAAGGGCATGGCATTCGGTTACAAGTCGTTGCTGGCGTATGATTTTAATGGGGATGAGGCTGAAATGGCCGCTGCCGCAAAGGATTTGCTCGTATCGAACCACTCGTACGGCAACATTGCCGGCTGGCGCTATAACTCCGACCGCAAGGGAACGGACGAGGATCCGTATTGGGAGTGGTGGGGGAATACCAACATCAGCACCTCCGAGGACTATAACTTTGGTTATTACGACCAGGATGCCGCCACCTGGGATGAGATCGCCTATAACGCCCCGTATTACCTGATCGTTAAATCGGCAGGCAATAACCGCAGTGAGAATGGCCCGGAGGTAGGCAAGCCCTATTTCCAGCGCAACAGCAACGGAAAATTCACGTTGGTGAAAGAGCGGCCCGCCTCCATCAGCAGTAACGACAGCTACGATGTTTTACCCTCTTCAAGCAACGCCAAGAACATACTTACCGTGGGGGCTGTCTATGCGATAAACGGGGGCTACAACCAGGCACAGGATGTACGTATTGCTCCGTTCAGTTCCTGGGGCCCCACTGATGATGGCCGCATAAAACCGGACATTGTGGGGAATGGCATTGCCTTGCTTTCCACCTCCTCCACCAACGACAGAAGCTACAAAGTGCTGAGCGGCACTTCCATGGCGGCTCCGAACGTATCGGGCACGCTGCTGCTGCTGCAGGAGCACTTCTCAAATGTGAATAACGGCAGATTTATGCGCGCCGCCACGCTGAAAGGGCTCGCCATTCACACAGCCGATGAGGCAGGTGCCAATGCCGGCCCTGATTATATGTATGGCTGGGGATTGCTCAATGCCGCGCGTGCCGCCACCGTAATTTCGAACACAAAGGGTACGCACCTGCTGGAGGAGAAGGTACTGGCTCAGGCTGCTACGCAAACCCTAACCGTTGTCGCCTCTGGTAACGGCCCGCTTAAAGTGACTATCTCCTGGACCGACCCGAAGGCGGAGCCAATTGCCATTGGTGCCTCGGCCCTGAACAGCCGTACGCCAAAGCTGATGAACGACCTGGATGTACGCGTAAGCGGCAACGGGAAAAATTACCTGCCCTGGACCCTGAACCCCGGCGAGCCGGCAGCGGCAGCCCGGGTAGGAGACAATGTGCTGGATAACGTGGAGCAGATACTGATCGCCGACGCTGTGCCGGGCCAGACCTATACCATTACCATCAAACACAAGGGCACGTTGATACAGGGCCCGCAGGCGTATTCTCTGCTGGTAAGCGGAGTTGGCGGCACAGCAGCCTGCGCCACTGCGCCAACCACGAACACGGGTGCCAGGATCAGCAGACTCACGCTGGGCGGCATTGCCATCAATCAGGATGGAGCCTGCACCACCTACCGAAACCAAACCAACACGGTTTTCTCTTTTGAGCCAAGCCAGACAAAACAACTGAAGCTGGACCTTAGCTCCTGTGGCGCTGCTGCCGCTAAAATCGCCAAAGTGTTTATCGACTGGAATGGCAACGGCGCCTTTACGGATGCCGGCGAAACCATTGCTTCTGATGTGATAGCCGGCGATGGCACCTTTACCACCAACCTTACGGCTCCCGGCTTTGTGCAGCAGGGCGATAAAGTGCGCATGCGCGTGGTAGTGCAGGAGACAACGGATGCCGCGGCTGTAACGGCCTGCAGCACTACGGCAAAAGGCGAAACACAGGATTACCTGATACAGTACAACAGGCCACAGCAGGATTTGGGCGTGGCCGCCGTAACGCCTGTGGGCGCCTCGCTTTGCGCAACAGGAACGCAGCGTGTGCAGGTAACGCTTCGGAACCACGGCGCTGCGCCACAGCAGAATATTCCAGTAACGGTAAATGTGCTGAAAAACGGTGTGCAGCTAAAAACGCTAAGCGGTACTTTTGCCGGTACGCTGGCTCCTTACAGCCAGGCTGACCTATTGCTGCCGGAGGCGTTTGCCACGGAGGATGGCGCGACCTATGAACTGGTGGCGCAGTCGAACCTGGGCGGCGATGCCGTGCAGAGCAATAACCAGCGGGGCTATACTTTCAGTATTGCCGGAACGGCCATTGCGCCTGTCGAGGCCGCGGCCTTCCGTTGTGGCGAGGGTCCGAACTATACCGTATCGGCGCAGGGTCAGGGTACGCCTTTCTGGTACAGCTCCCCCACCAGCACGGTGCCGGTAGCGGCGGGTAACCAGGTGCAGGTGCCTGTATCCAAAGTAGGCACCGCCCTTTATGCTGCTTTCGGTGATTTTTCGGCAACAATTGGTGTACCTACCAAAGCTGCCTTTCCAGGCGGCAATTACAACCAGTTCAGCCCATCGGTGCTGGTGAATACGAAAGCTCCTATGGTGCTGGAAGAGGCGCGCCTGTACATTGGCAACAGCGGTAAAATCACCTTCACGGTGTATGACAGCAACGGCGCCCCGGTATCCTCCCGCACCCTGAATGTAACGGCTACTGCCAGCGCTCCGGGACCCGATGTGCAGCCGAACGACCCGGCCGACCAGGGGCAGGTATACTACCTGGGCCTGCAACTGCCAGAGGCCGGAGATTACAGCATTGCCATTTCGTATGCTGATGGCGCTACCATCTACCGGAACAACCAGGGAGTAACAGGCTATCCGTTTGAGGTTTCGAACGTGTTCTCGATCACGGGCAATACGGCCACCTCTGAATCACAGAGCTACTATTACTACTTCTACGACCTGAAGGTGCGCGCCCTGGATTGCCCAAGTCCGCGGGTAGCAGCCGTCATGAAAACAGGTGCTCCGCTCGAGAAGCCCATTGTGACACGCCAGGGGCAGGAGCTTGTCTCGAATGAGCCTGTGGGAAACCAGTGGTTTCTTGATGGCCAGCCAGTTGCGGGTGCCACAGGGCAGCGCTTCACCCCAACGTTCAATGGCAGGTATAGCCTGCTGGTTTTCCGGGATGGCTGTATTTCAGAAATGTCAATGGCGTACAGCTACGAGAAGGAAAGTGCGGAACGCGGCGTGGGTCCTGAACTTATCGTGTACCCGAACCCTAGTGCCGACGGCAAGTTTGAATACACCGTGGAAACAGATGCCCTGGAAGCGATGAGCCTCACCGTAATAGATTTACTGGGAAGGCAGTTGTACACGGCTACCGTAAGTGCGGTTAATGGCCAGTACAAGGGTAAATTCGATATCTCAAAAGACAAAGATGGCCTTTACATCGTTCGCCTGCAGTATGGCGACCAGACCTACACCCGCAAGGTAGTGGTTCGGAGGTAA